TATGCCATTTTGCAGCAAAACCTCGTCTGGGAGCTTTATCTCCTGATTTACCCTTTCCCTGATAATAAAAATCCATTGGTAAAAGTGATATTTTGGTTTTATCTCTGAAAGTCTCTTCATCTATTCCAAGCCACTCTTTCAGTCTATTTCCACTTTCGTCCTGCCATGCAATACCGGCACTTTGTGCTTTGATACCCGGAGCTTGACCTATTACTACGATTTTAGCTTTTTCATGTGCAACAAATAAGGGCTTATACCCAAGTTCTTTAAAATGAGCATTTTCGGGGTCTTCTTGGATTTCACTTCGAATCTTATCTATTTGATTCATAATCTTCCTCCTTAGTATAGTTTATGCATCACAATAAAACATATTTTCCGTATAAATAAATTTCACCAAACCATATGTTTGGTGAAATCTAAGTGTTTCAGGTGCTTTGCCCGATATGTCTTCAGTTGAAAGTTCAATCTAGTATTTTATTTGCTATTAATTATATACCCAATATTTCTAATATTTAGCAGAATACTAAAATGCCGGAACTATTGCTCCTTCATATTTTTCTTTAAGGAAGTCTTTTACCTTATCAGTATGAAGAGCATCCATTAGCTTTTTGAATTTTTCTAGGTCTTTATCTGCGGTTCTAACAGCGACTAAATTCGCATATGGTGAATCAACCTTTTCCATAATCAATCCGTCTTCTACAGGATTAAGTTTTGCCAAGATAGCAAAGTTGGAGTTTATAACAGCTGCATCAGCATCTGTATAAGCTTTAGCAATTGACGCTGCTTCTAGTGCAGTAAATTTTAGATTCTTAGGATTATCTGTTATATCATTTTCAGTTGCATTTACATCGCTTGGATCTTTTAGTTTAATAAGTCCTGCTGACTCGAGAAGTAATAATGCTCTGGATCCGTTTGAAGGATCATTCGGGATTAGAATCTGTGCTCCATCCGGAAGTTCTTCCAATGATTTATATTTGTCAGAATATAGTGCTATAGGCTCAATATGAACATTTCCTATTGATACCAAATCCAAGTTTTTAGACTCTGTCATATCCTTAAAATATGGCTCATGTTGGAAGAAGTTTGCATCTATCGATCCATCTGCCAAGGACATATTTGGGGTTACATAGTCGTTGAATTCAACTATTTCAACCTCTACTCCTTCTTTTGCAAGATCGTCTTTTATTAATTCAACTATCTCAGCATGCGGTACCGGAGTTACTCCAATTTTGATTACTACCTTTTCTGCTTTGTCGTCTTTCTTTTCTGTTTCTGCCTTATCGGTAGTTTCGACCTTATCAGTCTTTTCTTCCACTTTCTTTTCTCCACCTGTACAAGCAGTAAGTCCTAATGCCAGTACTAAAACCAATAACAAAATTTTCTTCATAATTCCCTCCTGTTTATCTTTTATTCAAATATATAGAAATCCTAGTTCCAACAAATTGAACTATTTGAACTAGTACTACTATCACTATTACAGATGCCCAAAGTATATCCGTCTCAGATCTAAAGTGTCCATATCTTATTGCCACATCTCCAAGTCCACCGCCACCGATAGCCCCTGCCATTGCAGAATAACCGATTATATTTATTATCGTAATCGTAATCATATTTACCAGTGAGGGCAATGCTTCTGGTATGAGTACCTTTAATAAAATCTCTCTCTTACTTGAACCCATCGCTTTAGCAGCATCAATGACACCCTTATCCACCTCGATAACCGCCTGTTCGAACATTCTGGCTACAAAAGGAGTCGCCGAAATTGATAGTGGTACTATAACAGCCTTAGTCCCTATGGTCGTTCCAACTACTAGTCTGGATAGTGGAAATAATACAAGAACCAATATGATAAATGGTATGGAACGCATCAGGTTTATTATTCCATCTAAAAATGTGTATAATTTCAGATTTTCCGAGATTCCGTTTTTTCTAGTGGCGACCAGTATCATACCAAGCGGAAAACCAAGTAGTACAGCGATTAATGTTGAAAATGTAACCATATAGATGGTTTCAAACGTAGCTTTTAAAATCAAATCCGTCATCTTATCGCCTCCACATTTATTCCCTTGGCTCTTAAGTCATTCAGTGCCGTAAAAATCTTTGCTTCATCTCCCCTTAGCTCAAGATGTAGATATCCTACACTTGTGTAGTGGAGCTTATTGATATTTCCCGACAGTATATTGACCACTATTCCATAATCCTTGGCCATAGTCGATACTATTGGTTCTTTTGCAGTTCTTTCATCAAAAGTCAGTCGCACCAATATTCCTTCAAAGTCATTGGAATCATATATCTCATCTTTAACTTCAGACCTCAACCCTTCAATAAAGGATAGAGTTCTACTCTTCTTAGGATTTCTAAAGAGTTCTTCTACAGTATTTTCTTCTATTATTACCCCATTTTCCATAACTGCTATCTTATCGCATATATCCTTTGCGACTTCCATTTGGTGGGTAATCATAATAATCGTAAGTCCAAGTTCCTTAACCGATTTTCTAAGTAAATCCAAGACAGATTTAGTATTAGCCGGATCCAGAGCCGAAGTTCCTTCGTCGCTTAATAGGATTTTAGGTTTTGTTGCCAAAGCTCTGGCAATTGCAACCCTCTGTTTTTGACCACCTGACAGTTGTGAAGGATAGGAGTTTTTCTTATCTACCAAGTCGACGAATTCCAATAATTCATTGACCCTATTTTCTATATCCTTTTTATTCATTCCTATTATTTCAAGAGGATAGGCTATGTTTTTCGCAACAGTTCTTTGATGAAATAGATTGAACTGCTGAAATATCATACCTATTTCTTTTCTATGCTCTAATAATTCCCTATCATTCATAGCCGTTATGTCCATGCCGTCTACAACAATCGTGCCCGATGTAGGTTCTTCAAGCCTGTTGATACATCTTACGAGCGTGGACTTACCAGCTCCACTCAAGCCTATAATCCCATATATTTCACCCTTATTAACTTTAAATGAAACATCGTTTAAGACTTTGAGAGTTCCGCTTTCAACCTCAAAATCCTTGTGTAAATTCTCTACAACTATCATATGTCCTCCAATAATAAAAACCTCTACAATGAGAGGTTTATAAAACTATCTCATCTTCCGGAATTAGCACCAAATCTAATTGGTTGCCGGGTATCATAGGGCCGGTCCCTCCACCACTCTTGATAAGATTCATATTCAATTCTATTTCATCTGCATAAAATGCTTGCAATTAAAATCAATTTTTACTATCATACAACAATAAACTTAGCTTGTCAAATGTATTGACCCATTAAAGCGAATGCTTATAAAAAATGTTAATTTTTTTATAATTATGTTCGGATTTATTTTGTGCAAATTTTTTAATTCATAACTCCTGTTCGGCTAGCTGAGGAACGGATATACTTTACGAAAGTATTAAATGTAGATGAACTAGCTATTTTCTATTTCCTTAGCCAGTTTGCTTTTTACGAGAGTTTTGTTTTTAATTTTTCTCAATAGTTCAAATGGATTTAAGCTATACGATAGACGCTGTTTACAGTAATTGACCCATTCAATAAATGCGAATAGCAGAATTAGAATTCCTACTATCGTTGAAAACCAGTGACTATGCGTTAATAATAGCACCGGCAAGCCTAAAGACAAAAGCACACTATCAATTAAACTCAACACTTTGTAGATGCGACCTGCTTTTTCTACAAATGTTTTACGAACTGTAATCCTCTTATATAAAATCCACCAATAAAAAGCCCCTTGAACGAGAATAGCACCTAAAACAAAAAGCGGATATACCATGGATTTCATCAAATAAGTTCCTGTTTCAAGCTTTGAAAATCTAAAATAGCAAAACCAGAACACGACTACTGCAACAACCTCGCCTGTATATAATCTTACCAATTCTTTTTTTATCCGATTTTTTATGTGTATTTCCCCTATGACTGACTGAATTGTATCACGGTAATAAATCATATACAATTTTTTAACAGTAGAACCTTATCATTTACAGCTTTTCAATGTCTAAAAATGCTACCGGTCTTTTATATAGTTCGTCTTTTATTCAGATAATCATAGCACACTAAGTTCCAAATAGATACTATTGGCATTCTCAACAAGTTCTTCTGAATAGCAGGAGTCTTCAGCTGCAACTGTATATAATATGCTGTTATAGCTCATCTTTATCGACCTTTTTAGGTATTCATCGACCTTGGATCCATTTATGCATCCCACAGCTATATAATTGATTTTTGAATCTTCCATGGCAGCATCCAGGATTAGATTTGAAAGCATCTCCTCTTCCCCGGGTTTGCATAAATAGTATGAAACATATCTATAATCGAGTTCCCTTCCCTCAGCCGGCAGTACCGGGTATCCATATAATGGTAGTAAATGCCTAATATACTTGATATAGGCATACTTTCCTTCGTAGGCATGGAGGATCTGTTTTTTATCCGATCTGCTCTTCAAATATAAGGCGCATAAAATTTCATCACCTTCTGAAACTATTCTAAAGTTCTTATAATCGAGATTGTCAAAATCCAGTTCAGGATATAGGTAAAAGTCCTTGCCATACTTATAATAAAAGCTTTTGAGTGCGTCTATTTCATTTTTTCTTATAGGTCTTATACCGGTAATTATCTTTTTAAAAGGTCTTACTCTCGGTATAATCCATACTCTATAATCAGCTATTCGCATATACTCAGGGAAGTTCTTTCGCTTCTTGCTTACCAGTTTTTGAAACACTTCATTGTCCGACAATATAGTCGTTATAATGTATTTTGCTCCATTTTCTGAAATCCAATCCATCATAATTGAGTATGCATCTATCAGCCTAAGAGTTTTTCTTCTAAAGTCGGGACTGACTCTTAATCCGCTAAGATATGCGACTTTCTCCAATCTTCCGCCTATATACATATTGCTTACATTACAAACCCCAAACCCCGCCAGTGAATCGGTATTTTTATGCCTACAGCATAGGATTAAGGTCTCGTCTCCGTCTTTATAGAAGGATTCCACAGGATTTTTCCCTCTTGTATAAAGTATCTGTAAATCCCCCTTAAAATCAGGGTTTCTTAAAAGGGCATCTATGTCCGCATTATCTTTTATTGTTGCAGGATAAAAATAAAACTCATCATTTCGGATATTCATCTAATCCATCTCCTATTGGAAGCATCAGTTTCTCATCTATTTCTTTTTTTAAGTTGAAGTTTTGAGATAAAAACACAAAAGTAGTAATAATATCCTTGTATCTCCGTATTGCATTTAGAGTTCTCTTGGGCAGCTTGCTTAAGCTGAAGTATCTATGTCTTATTTCTCGACACTTTTCAGTAACTCTACCTTCCATGTCACCTTTGACGATATATGGGATATTCCCATAATTATAGCCGCTTTGTAGCCACCATTCGGGATGAACCAGTCTATTTTCACTTAGAAGTCTATCGTGCAAACCGGTTCCTGGAAATGGCAATAGGTGATTGAAAGCCACGAAGAAAAAATCATGTTTTGCTGCAAATCTCAATGCAGCTTCATAATCCTCTTCAGTCTCATAATCATAACCAAAGACAAATGTAGCATAGATTCCAATCCCATATGAGTGTATCTTCTCTGTGAGATAATCTCTTTCGTCAGATTGAAAAGCCCAAGATTTATTCATTTGTTTTAATATATTAGGGTTCATGGACTCAAATCCTATTAAAACAACCATGCATCCACTTCTCTTCATCCATTTTAAAAGTTCATCATTTCTGGCCATGGTAAGCGAGCCTTGTCCCGACCATCTTATCTTTAGTGGTACAAGTGCTTTAAAAAGCTCGATTGCAAACTCTTCATCTGCTACTATATTATCATCCACAAAAAAGATATATTTCTTTCCGCTCGATTTTATATCGTTTACTATATCTTCAATATCCCGTCTATAGTATTTTTTCTTGTAAGCTGATGTTATAGTGCAAAACTCGCAATTAAAAACGCATCCTCTACCTGTTTCTATAAGAGCTAAAGGAGAGTATTTCTTATTTCCGTATATTCTCCTGTCCGGAATCATCCCCTTCTTAAATCCGTTCTCACCATAGTAGAACTTTTTCAAGGTGCCATTTTCTATATCGTCCAATAGTTCATCGATGATGAGTTCTGCATTGCCTATTACTACTGAATCTCCATTTTTTATTGATTCTTCGGGCATGAGAGTTGGATGATAACCTCCATAGATGACCGGAATTCCCCTTTTACTATATTTATTTCCTATTTTGTATGCCCTTCTGGCAGTGTACATTTCTACAGGAATTATAACTGCATCGGTATCCTCTTCATAATCTATAAGTTCAATCCTGTCATCATAGAAGACCATTTCAGCTCTTTCGTTAATCATGGATGCAAGAGTACTTATGGTCAAAGGTTCCATCAATCTCCACGTTTTTATATAGGGCTTTCCTGATTTTTTACCGATTGCAGGAAGTATAAGTGTAATTTTCATTATTTTCCTCCAAGGATCATTCCCTGTTTTTTATAGACTTCCTTTCTAAAAAGAGGGTTATATGCCATATATACTCCAAGTCTATAGATATTTCTCATATTGGTCTTTAAATCCAATGCTCTTAAAAATATGGATTTCGGCTTGTTAAATTCCTTCCTGCACATAAATCCAAGTTCTGTCAACTCGTCAGGCGTCATATTTTTAGGAATGTATGGAGCATGATTAAATCTAAAATCATCGTGAATCCACCACTTCCCGTCATATAAGAGTCTATTTTCCGACTTCAATCTGTCATACAATCCTGTGGAAGGATAAGGCATAATTACATTAAATGCAGCAAAGGCAAACTTATTTGCAATTGCAAAATCAAGAGTTTCTTTTATGGATTTTACAGTATCATTATCATGGCCTATTGTAAACGCAGCCCATGTTTGATGCCCAAAATCTCTTAATATCTCTATCGACTTTTTATAAAATGGATCTCTTGTATTTCCCTTCTTGTCCATTTCAACAAGAGAGTTTTGAACGATTGACTCAAAGCCAATTACATTTCCCAAGCATCCACTTTTCATCATCAGCTCCATAAGTTCTCTATCTTCGAGCATACTTATCGAAGCTTGTGACACCCATTTAATCTTTAGTGGAATGAGAGCCTTAAAAAGTTCTTTCGCTTTCTCATGATTGTATACTATATTGT
The sequence above is a segment of the Peptoniphilaceae bacterium AMB_02 genome. Coding sequences within it:
- a CDS encoding radical SAM protein; the encoded protein is MRLTLIKPNMGRMMSGSYVDEGRMEPLQIGILAALTPEDVDIVFYDDRCEEINYDASTDLVAITVETFTAKRSYEISSEFRRRGVKVVMGGMHPTLLPSEVELHADSVVIGDAETVWKELIEDAKNNRLKARYIGRTTVVQDGVFPRRDIFKNKGYLKLSLMQFSRGCGGSCKFCASSVFFSGKHHCRAIEDVVDEIKSQNLKRVFFVDDNIVYNHEKAKELFKALIPLKIKWVSQASISMLEDRELMELMMKSGCLGNVIGFESIVQNSLVEMDKKGNTRDPFYKKSIEILRDFGHQTWAAFTIGHDNDTVKSIKETLDFAIANKFAFAAFNVIMPYPSTGLYDRLKSENRLLYDGKWWIHDDFRFNHAPYIPKNMTPDELTELGFMCRKEFNKPKSIFLRALDLKTNMRNIYRLGVYMAYNPLFRKEVYKKQGMILGGK
- a CDS encoding methionine ABC transporter ATP-binding protein gives rise to the protein MIVVENLHKDFEVESGTLKVLNDVSFKVNKGEIYGIIGLSGAGKSTLVRCINRLEEPTSGTIVVDGMDITAMNDRELLEHRKEIGMIFQQFNLFHQRTVAKNIAYPLEIIGMNKKDIENRVNELLEFVDLVDKKNSYPSQLSGGQKQRVAIARALATKPKILLSDEGTSALDPANTKSVLDLLRKSVKELGLTIIMITHQMEVAKDICDKIAVMENGVIIEENTVEELFRNPKKSRTLSFIEGLRSEVKDEIYDSNDFEGILVRLTFDERTAKEPIVSTMAKDYGIVVNILSGNINKLHYTSVGYLHLELRGDEAKIFTALNDLRAKGINVEAIR
- a CDS encoding radical SAM protein translates to MKITLILPAIGKKSGKPYIKTWRLMEPLTISTLASMINERAEMVFYDDRIELIDYEEDTDAVIIPVEMYTARRAYKIGNKYSKRGIPVIYGGYHPTLMPEESIKNGDSVVIGNAELIIDELLDDIENGTLKKFYYGENGFKKGMIPDRRIYGNKKYSPLALIETGRGCVFNCEFCTITSAYKKKYYRRDIEDIVNDIKSSGKKYIFFVDDNIVADEEFAIELFKALVPLKIRWSGQGSLTMARNDELLKWMKRSGCMVVLIGFESMNPNILKQMNKSWAFQSDERDYLTEKIHSYGIGIYATFVFGYDYETEEDYEAALRFAAKHDFFFVAFNHLLPFPGTGLHDRLLSENRLVHPEWWLQSGYNYGNIPYIVKGDMEGRVTEKCREIRHRYFSLSKLPKRTLNAIRRYKDIITTFVFLSQNFNLKKEIDEKLMLPIGDGLDEYPK
- a CDS encoding MetQ/NlpA family ABC transporter substrate-binding protein, with translation MKKILLLVLVLALGLTACTGGEKKVEEKTDKVETTDKAETEKKDDKAEKVVIKIGVTPVPHAEIVELIKDDLAKEGVEVEIVEFNDYVTPNMSLADGSIDANFFQHEPYFKDMTESKNLDLVSIGNVHIEPIALYSDKYKSLEELPDGAQILIPNDPSNGSRALLLLESAGLIKLKDPSDVNATENDITDNPKNLKFTALEAASIAKAYTDADAAVINSNFAILAKLNPVEDGLIMEKVDSPYANLVAVRTADKDLEKFKKLMDALHTDKVKDFLKEKYEGAIVPAF
- a CDS encoding methionine ABC transporter permease produces the protein MTDLILKATFETIYMVTFSTLIAVLLGFPLGMILVATRKNGISENLKLYTFLDGIINLMRSIPFIILVLVLFPLSRLVVGTTIGTKAVIVPLSISATPFVARMFEQAVIEVDKGVIDAAKAMGSSKREILLKVLIPEALPSLVNMITITIINIIGYSAMAGAIGGGGLGDVAIRYGHFRSETDILWASVIVIVVLVQIVQFVGTRISIYLNKR
- a CDS encoding uracil-DNA glycosylase family protein, which gives rise to MNQIDKIRSEIQEDPENAHFKELGYKPLFVAHEKAKIVVIGQAPGIKAQSAGIAWQDESGNRLKEWLGIDEETFRDKTKISLLPMDFYYQGKGKSGDKAPRRGFAAKWHTKLLNLMPNVELIVLTGQYSQKYYLGKDVKKNLTETVKAYKDYLPKYFPIVHPSPLNFRWLGKNPWFEEEVVPELQRRVKKIL